One part of the Arabidopsis thaliana chromosome 4, partial sequence genome encodes these proteins:
- the NHL22 gene encoding NDR1/HIN1-like 22 (NDR1/HIN1-like 22 (NHL22); CONTAINS InterPro DOMAIN/s: Late embryogenesis abundant protein, group 2 (InterPro:IPR004864); BEST Arabidopsis thaliana protein match is: Late embryogenesis abundant (LEA) hydroxyproline-rich glycoprotein family (TAIR:AT2G35970.1); Has 822 Blast hits to 822 proteins in 29 species: Archae - 0; Bacteria - 0; Metazoa - 0; Fungi - 0; Plants - 822; Viruses - 0; Other Eukaryotes - 0 (source: NCBI BLink).) produces the protein MTTKECGNHGGGGGGGGTACRICGAIIGFIIIVLMTIFLVWIILQPKNPEFILQDTTVYAFNLSQPNLLTSKFQITIASRNRNSNIGIYYDHLHAYASYRNQQITLASDLPPTYQRHKEDSVWSPLLYGNQVPIAPFNAVALGDEQNSGVFTLTICVDGQVRWKVGTLTIGNYHLHVRCQAFINQADKAAGVHVGENTVKYTLINKCSVNF, from the coding sequence ATGACGACCAAAGAGTGCGGAAACCAcggtggtggcggtggaggaggCGGAACCGCCTGTAGAATCTGTGGAGCAATCATcggcttcatcatcatcgtcttgaTGACAATCTTCCTCGTTTGGATAATCCTCCAACCGAAAAACCCAGAATTCATCCTCCAAGACACCACCGTCTACGCCTTTAACCTCTCGCAGCCTAACCTCCTCACCTCAAAGTTTCAGATAACAATCGCTTCACGCAACCGAAACTCCAACATCGGAATCTACTACGACCATCTTCACGCCTACGCTTCTTACCGGAACCAGCAAATCACTCTAGCTAGCGACCTTCCTCCGACGTACCAAAGACACAAAGAAGATAGCGTTTGGTCACCTCTCTTATATGGAAACCAAGTCCCTATCGCTCCTTTCAACGCCGTGGCTCTCGGGGACGAGCAGAATAGTGGGGTTTTCACGTTGACTATATGCGTTGATGGACAAGTGAGGTGGAAGGTCGGGACTCTTACTATAGGGAATTATCATCTCCATGTTCGTTGTCAGGCGTTCATAAACCAGGCTGATAAAGCCGCCGGAGTTCATGTCGGCGAAAACACCGTTAAGTACACGTTGATCAATAAGTGCAGTGTCAATTTTTAG
- the GASA3 gene encoding GAST1 protein homolog 3 (GAST1 protein homolog 3 (GASA3); FUNCTIONS IN: molecular_function unknown; INVOLVED IN: response to gibberellin stimulus; LOCATED IN: endomembrane system; EXPRESSED IN: fruit, seed, leaf; EXPRESSED DURING: LP.04 four leaves visible; CONTAINS InterPro DOMAIN/s: Gibberellin regulated protein (InterPro:IPR003854); BEST Arabidopsis thaliana protein match is: GAST1 protein homolog 2 (TAIR:AT4G09610.1); Has 469 Blast hits to 469 proteins in 44 species: Archae - 0; Bacteria - 0; Metazoa - 0; Fungi - 0; Plants - 469; Viruses - 0; Other Eukaryotes - 0 (source: NCBI BLink).): MAIFRSTLVLLLILFCLTTFELHVHAAEDSQVGEGVVKIDCGGRCKGRCSKSSRPNLCLRACNSCCYRCNCVPPGTAGNHHLCPCYASITTRGGRLKCP; the protein is encoded by the exons ATGGCAATCTTCCGAAGTACACTAGTTTTACTGCTGATCCTCTTCTGCCTCACCACTTTTGAG CTTCATGTTCATGCTGCTGAAGATTCACAAGTCGGTGAAGGCGTAGTGAAAATTG ATTGCGGTGGGAGATGCAAAGGTAGATGCAGCAAATCGTCGAGGCCAAATCTGTGTTTGAGAGCATGCAACAGCTGTTGTTACCGCTGCAACTGTGTGCCACCAGGCACCGCCGGGAACCACCACCTTTGTCCTTGCTACGCCTCCATTACCACTCGTGGTGGCCGTCTCAAGTGCCCTTaa
- the GASA2 gene encoding GAST1 protein homolog 2 (GAST1 protein homolog 2 (GASA2); FUNCTIONS IN: molecular_function unknown; INVOLVED IN: response to gibberellin stimulus; LOCATED IN: endomembrane system; CONTAINS InterPro DOMAIN/s: Gibberellin regulated protein (InterPro:IPR003854); BEST Arabidopsis thaliana protein match is: GAST1 protein homolog 3 (TAIR:AT4G09600.1); Has 469 Blast hits to 469 proteins in 44 species: Archae - 0; Bacteria - 0; Metazoa - 0; Fungi - 0; Plants - 469; Viruses - 0; Other Eukaryotes - 0 (source: NCBI BLink).) — MAVFRSTLVLLLIIVCLTTYELHVHAADGAKVGEGVVKIDCGGRCKDRCSKSSRTKLCLRACNSCCSRCNCVPPGTSGNTHLCPCYASITTHGGRLKCP; from the exons ATGGCAGTCTTCCGAAGTACACTGGTTCTGTTACTAATCATCGTCTGTCTCACCACTTATGag CTTCACGTCCACGCTGCTGATGGTGCAAAGGTCGGTGAAGGCGTAGTGAAAATCG ATTGTGGTGGGAGATGCAAAGATAGATGCAGCAAATCTTCGAGAACGAAGCTATGCTTGAGAGCGTGCAACAGCTGTTGTTCCCGCTGCAACTGTGTGCCACCTGGTACTTCTGGAAACACCCACCTTTGTCCTTGCTACGCCTCCATTACCACTCACGGTGGCCGCCTCAAGTGCCCTTAA
- a CDS encoding Mitochondrial transcription termination factor family protein (Mitochondrial transcription termination factor family protein; FUNCTIONS IN: molecular_function unknown; INVOLVED IN: biological_process unknown; LOCATED IN: chloroplast; EXPRESSED IN: 24 plant structures; EXPRESSED DURING: 15 growth stages; CONTAINS InterPro DOMAIN/s: Mitochodrial transcription termination factor-related (InterPro:IPR003690); Has 234 Blast hits to 198 proteins in 25 species: Archae - 0; Bacteria - 0; Metazoa - 0; Fungi - 0; Plants - 207; Viruses - 0; Other Eukaryotes - 27 (source: NCBI BLink).), with amino-acid sequence MEMVGNSLASPLATLGSAKCFRHSAVDLVTYTNVLPLRLNSSYHGVNGGVRTSSYSRSKWIVFCSTTQVETSNEDPNIWEECKEALSCFDFSVEEKDKILGKAFGHIHSPYWTEERVKENPKVETLNQILEFLRSLGLSDEDLHKVMKKFPEVLGCSLEEEMKPNIGILENQWGITGKQLRNLLLRNPKVLGYNVDCKGDCVAQCTRCWVRF; translated from the exons ATG GAGATGGTGGGAAACTCGTTGGCTTCACCTTTGGCAACATTGGGTTCAGCCAAATGCTTCCGCCACTCTGCA gttGATCTTGTAACATACACTAATGTTTTACCATTAAGATTGAACTCGTCGTATCATGGTGTTAATGGAGGCGTAAGGACATCTTCATATTCGCGAAGCAAGTGGATAGTGTTTTGTTCAACAACACAAGTGGAAACCTCTAATGAAGATCCAAATATATGGGAAGAATGCAAAGAAGCTTTgtcttgttttgatttcagTGTTGAGGAGAAAGACAAGATACTAGGGAAAGCGTTTGGTCATATCCACTCTCCGTACTGGACCGAAGAACGAGTGAAAGAGAATCCAAAGGTGGAAACTTTGAATCAAATACTAGAGTTCCTTAGAAGTCTTGGTTTATCAGACGAAGATCTTCATAAGGTGATGAAGAAATTCCCGGAAGTACTTGGTTGCAGTCTTGAAGAGGAGATGAAACCAAACATTGGGATTTTGGAAAACCAATGGGGGATTACGGGTAAGCAACTACGAAATCTGTTGCTTCGGAATCCGAAAGTGTTGGGATATAATGTGGATTGTAAAGGAGATTGTGTTGCTCAATGCACTCGGTGTTGGGTTCGGTTTTAG
- a CDS encoding Mitochondrial transcription termination factor family protein: MVGNSLASPLATLGSAKCFRHSAVDLVTYTNVLPLRLNSSYHGVNGGVRTSSYSRSKWIVFCSTTQVETSNEDPNIWEECKEALSCFDFSVEEKDKILGKAFGHIHSPYWTEERVKENPKVETLNQILEFLRSLGLSDEDLHKVMKKFPEVLGCSLEEEMKPNIGILENQWGITGKQLRNLLLRNPKVLGYNVDCKGDCVAQCTRCWVRF; this comes from the exons ATGGTGGGAAACTCGTTGGCTTCACCTTTGGCAACATTGGGTTCAGCCAAATGCTTCCGCCACTCTGCA gttGATCTTGTAACATACACTAATGTTTTACCATTAAGATTGAACTCGTCGTATCATGGTGTTAATGGAGGCGTAAGGACATCTTCATATTCGCGAAGCAAGTGGATAGTGTTTTGTTCAACAACACAAGTGGAAACCTCTAATGAAGATCCAAATATATGGGAAGAATGCAAAGAAGCTTTgtcttgttttgatttcagTGTTGAGGAGAAAGACAAGATACTAGGGAAAGCGTTTGGTCATATCCACTCTCCGTACTGGACCGAAGAACGAGTGAAAGAGAATCCAAAGGTGGAAACTTTGAATCAAATACTAGAGTTCCTTAGAAGTCTTGGTTTATCAGACGAAGATCTTCATAAGGTGATGAAGAAATTCCCGGAAGTACTTGGTTGCAGTCTTGAAGAGGAGATGAAACCAAACATTGGGATTTTGGAAAACCAATGGGGGATTACGGGTAAGCAACTACGAAATCTGTTGCTTCGGAATCCGAAAGTGTTGGGATATAATGTGGATTGTAAAGGAGATTGTGTTGCTCAATGCACTCGGTGTTGGGTTCGGTTTTAG